The DNA sequence CATGGGGAAAACTCCCCATTGGGGTTGCATCGAGATGAGGACACTGACAATGATTGCCTGCGCAACAAAGTAGCCATGGGTTTTCCAGAAGGGCTGTTCCTCATGCGGCGAAAGCGCATAGAGGACGCCAAACGAGATCAGCATTCCCAAGCCTATGGCCCTCGGAACGCCTGGCTCCAGCAAATTAAAACCCAGCAAAGCCACCGCAATCAGTGTGAGATAGCCAACCGCGAGCATAAACGTATTATCGGATATGTGAATTTTTTTCGAATGCATAAGTAGATTTTACCTTTATTCGACAATGAAACGCTGGCGAAAGGCTTTATCGAAATTCCAATAGGGTGCGCCCATAGCTGCGCCCTTGGCAGCCAGCATCAGCCAGGCCCCGGCGGGAACTTCGAAGGGATCGCGGTGCTCTGTCCCCAAAATCATTTGAGGCTGCTGCAGCACCTTCGCCCACACACCCACCGCATTATAGTAGGGACAGCATCCTAATAGGAGCAAGTGCTTTTCGCCGCGCCGAGGTTTCCAACGGGGATCGTCCCAATCTGCATAAAGAGAGCTAAAGTGGTCGGGTGCCACCGGCCAGTGATAGTATTCGTAGAGGGTTTTCTTTTTGCGCCAATCCGCCGCAAAGCAAATCATGTACCCTGCGGTGGCGATCAATTCATCGTAATGATAGCGCATTTTTAGAGGCGCTTCTTCTTGGGGAAGTTCGCGCGCCAGCACCACGCGCTTGATACGCTGATAATAGCGAAAACCGTTTTCGAGCAACTCTTCTTCAGACCAATCTCGCTGGGTCAAGACATTTTCGGGGCTCATGGTTCTCTCCATCATCCAGACCTCAGAGATTTTTCAAATCTCTGAGGTCTGGGGCAGCGGAAAAGCTGCTTCTATTCTACGCGGATTCGTCGCGCTTATCAATAATGATCTTGATGCCCAGCCCGATCAGCACCAACGGCCACAAGTAATTCAGCCAGCGGAAGGCGTTCTCGACAATATCCTTCAAGGCTCCCGTGTCAGGCGACTCGACGATGATGATGCCCGCGCCGACCAGCGCCAGAATTCCGCTGACGATCAAACCCCACCAGCCTTTTTCTTCGGTGAAGAGCTGCGTCAGCAGGGTGATGAGGGCAAAGCCCGCTGCAAGGCACAGCACCACGACACCACCTTCGAGATGGGAGGCAATCAAGCCATTGGTTTCTTCCGTCAAGAACACGCCCAGGCTCAGGCCGCTGAGAATTCCGCCTGGAATCAGCAAGCCCGCTTTACGCTGTGTCGCGCCCCACAGGATGAAGAATAATCCCAGGGTTGCCAGGAATGCGCCACCCGACAGGTTAATCTCAACAAATTGCTGCACCAGCAAGAACAAGCCTGCCAGGATCAGCAAAATCCCACCGAAGGGAAAAACACGTTTTTGGTTTTCATTATTGGTTTGCATTTCAATCTCCTTTTTCATCTCAGGGGTTTTCGACCTGAGCGAACTTCTGCCATGATGATGCGAATACAATGGTCATACTGGCTAGTCCCAAAGGTCATAACATGGGTCACATGGGGGGGAGGAATTTGTGGGAAATCTGTGGGATAGTGTGGGATAATGTTGGATAAACGCTACAGGTGACAGTCACTTGGCAAGTAACTGTCACCTGTAGCGCAATCGCTGCGCTAGTCAAATCGGAAGCGCCAAACAGCGATGCCAAAGAACACCACTGCAAAAGCCATCAACACCCCAGCCTCGGGCAAAACAGACTGCAAACCCAGACCGCGCACGATCACATCCTGATACCCGGCTAAAGCCCATGCGTGAGGAGAAATCTTCGAAATTGCTTGCATGAACTCTGGCATTACAAAGGTGGGGACCATCATGCCGCCGACTGCTGCCAGGGTGAGCGCTAGCAGAGTGGAGAGGCCGCCAATCTGCTCGGGGGTCTTGCCAAAGGAAGCTACCAAGAGTCCCATGCCTGTGGCGGCGGCCGCGGTTGCCAGCGTCACCAGTACCAGCGCCAGCGGAGCATTCCCCAAATTCATATCGAATACCAGCGCGCCGATGGTGAACATCAGGGCGACTTGCAGCAGATTTACCAGATAATAAGGCAGCAGTTTGCCCAAAAGTAATGCCGGCTGTGAAAGCGGGGCCGCCAGCAACCGCCGAAAGGTTCCATTTTGTTTTTCGCTGAGCAAGCTCGTGGCAATCACCTGCACGATGAAGAACACGCCAAAGATGGTGTAGCCGGGCACATTTTGCTCGACCGAGTCAGGAAATTCGGTCACGGCAAAATCACTGGGAGCGACCTGTTCGAAGCGCACGCCCAGGCTGCCTTCGTTCTCCAGACCGCCCGCTTCAGTCATGGCATCGACAAAAGCCTCGCCAATCTGGTTGACAAATTGCACCTGCGCCGGGGGAACTTCTTCGGACAGGGAGGCGAATCCGGCCTCAATTTGACGGGGGGCCTGGGCGTAGGCCGCAGCCTGTTGGATGAAACCTTGCACCGTCCCCTGGATGGGGCCCAGGAATTGCGTGCTGGTCGTGGGGTCGGCGATGAAAGTGATCGTCGCTTCACCCGCCTGGGGATCGGTGGCGGCTGCTAAAATGCGCTCCTCGAAATCGGCAGGAAAGACTAATGCCACGGAGTAATCGCCATTGCTAATCATGCGATCAGCAGTTTCGACGCTCAATGCCGTGCCATCGACGGTAGAAATCAATGTGATCCCATCGAGATCGCCGATCTCTGTGATGGCTTTCTCAGCGAGGCCGCCGCGATCCTGATTGACGACAAGAAGTTCAATAGGGTTATCACTGCCGCCAACCGAAAAAGAGCTTTGCAGGGCTGTACTCATCACGAGGATGAACATGGCCGGCATGGCGAATAAAACGATCATCCCTCCACGGTCTTTGAACAGGATTTTTAGATCCTTAATGGTTATGGCGAATATTTGGTGTAGCATGGTAATCTCCTATAGTAGCTGTTCAAGCCAAAGCCTCCGTAGAAGGAATTCCTTTGGCTAGAAAATGTTAGTCTCTGAGATTCTTTCCCGTTAAAGTCAGGAAGACGGTTTCAAGGTTGGGCTCCAGCACTTCCAATGAAGTGATGTGGGCATCGAGCTGATTGGTGATTTCGAGCAGTCCCATCAGCGCGGCCTGAGCCTGATGCGTTTCGACGATCATCATGCCATCTGTACGGGTGATGGATTTTATGGCAGGGTGCTCACTCCCGCGTTGGCTGACTGTATCAATATGCCCGTTGTGCAATCCCAGGCGGATGATGCCGCCGCCCAGACCGGACATCAAGGCCTTGGGTGAATCCAGCGCAATAATCTCGCCGCGATCCATAATGGCAACGCGATCGCACAGACGCTGAGCTTCTTCCATGTAATGCGTGGTATACAGAATGGTCAGACCATTCCGGTTGAGGGCTTCGACACTCTCGAAGATGGCATTGCGGCTTTGCGGATCAACGCCCACGGTTGGCTCATCGAGGAAGAGAATCTCCGGTTCGTGGAGCAGCCCGGCTGCGATATTGATGCGCCGCTTCATCCCGCCAGAGTAAGTTTCAATGGCTTCATCCGCTCTATCGGCCAGGCCGACCATCGCCAACACTTCATCGGCGCGCATCTTGAGCTGCTTTCCGCGCAACCCATAGATGCGCCCGAAAAAGATCAAGTTATCACGCGCTGAGAGGGTAGGATATAGAGCCAACTCTTGGGGAACCAGTCCCAATTTAGCTTTGACAGCATAGCCATTTTTCCCAAATGGCATATTGTCCACCTGCACACTCCCAGAAGTCGGTTCCAGCAAACCCGTGAGCATAGAAATACTGGTGGTTTTCCCGGCTCCATTCGGCCCCAATAGACCGAATACCTCGCCGCGGGCAATTTCAAAAGAAACGCCGCGCACGGCATGGTTGTCGCCGTAGGAT is a window from the Chloroflexota bacterium genome containing:
- a CDS encoding ABC-2 transporter permease, whose amino-acid sequence is MLHQIFAITIKDLKILFKDRGGMIVLFAMPAMFILVMSTALQSSFSVGGSDNPIELLVVNQDRGGLAEKAITEIGDLDGITLISTVDGTALSVETADRMISNGDYSVALVFPADFEERILAAATDPQAGEATITFIADPTTSTQFLGPIQGTVQGFIQQAAAYAQAPRQIEAGFASLSEEVPPAQVQFVNQIGEAFVDAMTEAGGLENEGSLGVRFEQVAPSDFAVTEFPDSVEQNVPGYTIFGVFFIVQVIATSLLSEKQNGTFRRLLAAPLSQPALLLGKLLPYYLVNLLQVALMFTIGALVFDMNLGNAPLALVLVTLATAAAATGMGLLVASFGKTPEQIGGLSTLLALTLAAVGGMMVPTFVMPEFMQAISKISPHAWALAGYQDVIVRGLGLQSVLPEAGVLMAFAVVFFGIAVWRFRFD
- a CDS encoding ABC transporter ATP-binding protein produces the protein MLSVQDLYKSYGDNHAVRGVSFEIARGEVFGLLGPNGAGKTTSISMLTGLLEPTSGSVQVDNMPFGKNGYAVKAKLGLVPQELALYPTLSARDNLIFFGRIYGLRGKQLKMRADEVLAMVGLADRADEAIETYSGGMKRRINIAAGLLHEPEILFLDEPTVGVDPQSRNAIFESVEALNRNGLTILYTTHYMEEAQRLCDRVAIMDRGEIIALDSPKALMSGLGGGIIRLGLHNGHIDTVSQRGSEHPAIKSITRTDGMMIVETHQAQAALMGLLEITNQLDAHITSLEVLEPNLETVFLTLTGKNLRD